One region of Daphnia pulicaria isolate SC F1-1A chromosome 7, SC_F0-13Bv2, whole genome shotgun sequence genomic DNA includes:
- the LOC124351051 gene encoding NEDD4 family-interacting protein 1-like — protein sequence MDRNMSVPTSNSSQGADGTAEVIEPLLPPSDDPPPPFTLTVANEGLVQVLSGAGPYKTEDMEPPSYDVAIKLPTYEEAQQEKMIAEQQHRYPHSVDPRCVPTGSGNYNFMSPFSHPVGAESQFDSNTAELALGTDVYFFASFLIAFLFNWIGFLLLMCACHTVAGRYGALAGFGLSLAKWTLIVKHSTDLASNDNNWLWWLIMAFGVLICVRAVIQYLCIKREWHRLSRAAQERVVFFY from the exons ATGGATCGAAATATGTCTGTCCCCActtcaaattcttctcaa GGTGCTGATGGGACTGCTGAAGTTATTGAACCACTTCTTCCACCATCTGATgatccaccaccacctttCACACTGACAGTTGCAAATGAAGGATTG GTGCAAGTACTAAGTGGCGCTGGTCCTTACAAAACTGAAGATATGGAACCACCATCTTATGATGTGGCAATCAAACTGCCTACTTATGAAGAGGCTCAACAGGAGAAAATGATTGCTGAACAGCAACATCGCTATCCACATTCTGTGGATCCACGTTGTGTACCCACTGGCTCTGGAAATTACAACTTCATGTCACCATTTTCTCATCCTGTGGGTGCTGAATCCCAGTTTGATTCTAATACTGCTGAGCTTGCTCTGGGAACTGATGTTTACTTCTTTGCATCATTTTTAA TTGCATTTCTTTTCAACTggattggatttcttttgctAATGTGTGCTTGTCACACTGTTGCTGGACGTTATGGTGCGCTTGCTGGATTTGGACTGTCTCTAGCCAAATGGACTTTGATTGTCAAACATTCCACGGACTTGGCGTCCAATGACAACAATTGGCTGTGGTGGCTAATTATGGCTTTTG GTGTTCTGATCTGCGTACGGGCTGTTATTCAATACTTGTGTATCAAGAGAGAATGGCATCGTCTTTCACGTGCTGCCCAGGAacgtgtcgtttttttttactaa
- the LOC124351052 gene encoding rab-like protein 2A, producing MEVMCDSNIGIDYEATGKSNDLAVKIILLGDSAVGKSKLIERFLLDDYKPHQLSTYALTLFRYKTQIQEKSVSVDFWDTAGQERFESLHPSYYHQANCAILIFDTVRKITYKNLKKWYDELRQYRPEIPCFCAANKIDENFEATHKSFAFPTKHRLPFYYVSASDGTNVVKLFNDAINAAVTYRINPTDLSDQIMDELEALK from the exons ATGGAAGTCATGTGTGATAGCAACATTGGTATAGATTATGAAGCCACTGGTaaatcaaatgatttggcggTAAAAATAATTCTTCTTGGAGATAGCGCCGTAGGAAAATCAAA ATTGATTGAGCGGTTTTTATTAGATGATTATAAACCGCATCAGTTGTCAACGTATGCTTTAACCCTGTTCCGGTATAAAACTCAAATTCAGGAAAAATCTGTATCAGTCG ATTTTTGGGACACTGCTGGCCAAGAACGTTTCGAATCTTTGCATCCTTCCTACTATCACCAAGCTAATTGTGCAATTCT aatttttgatACGGTTAGGAAGATCacatataaaaatttaaagaagtgGTACGATGAACTGCGTCAATATAGACCTGAAATTCCCTGTTTCTGTGCGGCCAACAAGATTGATG aaaattttgaagcCACACACAAGAGTTTCGCATTCCCGACAAAACACCGATTGCCATTCTATTACGTTTCTGCGTCTGATGGCACAAATGTTGTAAAG cTTTTCAATGATGCAATTAATGCAGCAGTCACATATCGTATCAATCCAACGGACTTAAGTGATCAAATTATGGACGAGCTTGAAGCGTTAAAGTAA
- the LOC124348435 gene encoding signal recognition particle subunit SRP72-like: protein MPFCFPATSKLFVHNNGLSTINKNAVLSDSMTFEKAYCLYRLNRTQESFAVLSKENNPEAKHKELKAQVLYRMERFVECLELYKDLIKNTQDDYEAERETNLSAVVASLSLEGTKTSLPMSRDDSYELSYNESIRLLGEGKNAEAEAQLRKAETLCRKSLEEEIEDELALIR from the exons ATGCCTTTTTGCTTTCCAGCGACTTCAAAACTCTTCGTCCACAATAATGGATTGTCTACAATCAACAAGAATGCTGTTCTTTCAGA CTCTATGACATTTGAGAAAGCCTACTGCCTGTATCGCTTAAACAGAACTCAGGAATCATTTGCTGTGCTTAGCAAGGAGAACAATCCTGAAGCGAAGCATAAGGAACTGAAAGCTCAGGTTTTGTACCGCATGGAAAG gtTTGTGGAATGTCTTGAATTGTACAAAGATTTAATCAAGAACACTCAGGACGACTATGAGGCAGAACGTGAAACAAACTTGTCTGCAGTTGTAGCTTCTCTTAGTCTTGAAGGAACA aaaacaagCCTACCCATGTCAAGAGATGACAGCTACGAGTTATCTTACAACGAATCTATTCGTTTGCTTGGTGAAGGTAAAAACGCTGAAGCTGAGGCCCAGTTACGCAAAGCTGAAACTCTTTGTAGAAAAAgcctagaagaagaaattgaagatgAATTAGCTCTTATACGGTAG
- the LOC124348486 gene encoding signal recognition particle subunit SRP72-like: MPFCFPATSKLFVHNNGLSTINKNAVLSDSMTFEKAYCLYRLNRTQESFAVLSKENNPEAKHKELKAQVLYRMERFVECLELYKDLIKNTQDDYEAERETNLSAVVASLSLEGTKTSLPMSRDDSYELSYNESIRLLGEGKNAEAEAQLCKAETLCRKSLEEEIEDELALIR, from the exons ATGCCTTTTTGCTTTCCAGCGACTTCAAAACTCTTCGTCCACAATAATGGATTGTCTACAATCAACAAGAATGCTGTTCTTTCAGA CTCTATGACATTTGAGAAAGCCTACTGCCTGTATCGCTTAAACAGAACTCAGGAATCATTTGCTGTGCTTAGCAAGGAGAACAATCCTGAAGCGAAGCATAAGGAACTGAAAGCTCAGGTTTTGTACCGCATGGAAAG gtTTGTGGAATGTCTTGAATTGTACAAAGATTTAATCAAGAACACTCAGGACGACTATGAGGCAGAACGTGAAACAAACTTGTCTGCAGTTGTAGCTTCTCTTAGTCTTGAAGGAACA aaaacaagCCTACCCATGTCAAGAGATGACAGCTACGAGTTATCTTACAACGAATCTATTCGTTTGCTTGGTGAAGGTAAAAACGCTGAAGCTGAGGCCCAGTtatgcaaagctgaaactctTTGTAGAAAAAgcctagaagaagaaattgaagatgAATTAGCTCTTATACGGTAG
- the LOC124351050 gene encoding H/ACA ribonucleoprotein complex non-core subunit NAF1-like gives MESKSFGLSLLQCYSDDENSNTDDNSSILNVLTENPSTSGSEHVANFSSLEAANTTENEKKDVNTKILDVPLGLENQSHSLHTMQEPVVEFPLNYRVINHNSDSESESSSDESALTVPIDFDLNVSVEENESNVGTSNKGVPPNNKSKMLEDLGILDLAPLEDLKISVPEEECIPIGVVHKIIDPLVIVSAKKGCPAIDLDSVLFLDHGKTFLGQVFDVFGQVSEPMYMVRFNSLQHIIEQGIQVGMEVYFAPRTRHTAFVFVDALFKQKGSDASWENDQEPPEGCLDYSDDEQERRAKAAHRLKKNPRGNAEDAGNTVNPCKKRQTKFHRSRGQEQEHLIEQPQVNPFYMLPSSGYPPYNPPPNSSYSTVAPNSNLVAPVISTTEDSAIPSPYVYPPCIPITQNLTLSLPSGEAENHTIKSEPNNQVSLPQPDSSIQKPPIL, from the exons ATGGAGTCTAAAAGTTTCGGACTGTCCCTTTTACAGTGCTATTCTGATGACGAAAACTCAAATACAGACGATAACAGTTCAATCCTGAATGTTTTGACGGAAAATCCCTCCACC agTGGTTCAGAACATGTTGCTAATTTTTCCAGTTTGGAGGCTGCCAACAcaactgaaaatgaaaagaaagatgTAAATACTAAGATTCTTGATGTACCATTGGGCTTGGAGAATCAATCTCATTCTCTTCATACCAT GCAGGAACCTGTTGTGGAGTTCCCTCTCAATTACAGAGTAATCAATCATAACAGTGATTCAGAAAGTGAATCTAGTAGTGATGAGAGTGCCCTAACTGTTCCAatcgattttgatttgaatgtCAGCGTGGAAGAGAATGAAAGTAATGTTGGAACATCCAACAAGGGAGTTCCACCtaataacaaatcaaaaatgcTTGAGGATTTGGGTATCCTTGACTTGGCACCTCTCGAGGACTTAAAAATCTCTGTTCCAGAAGAAGAATGCATACCAATTGGGGTTGTGCATAAAATAATTGACCCTTTGGTGATTGTTTCAGCCAAGAAAGGGTGTCCAGCTATAGATTTAGATTCTGTCTTATTCTTAGATCATGGCAAAACATTCTTGGGACAGGTCTTCGATGTATTTGGCCAAGTCAGCGAACCGATGTACATG GTTAGATTCAATTCTTTACAACACATTATTGAACAAGGCATTCAGGTTGGAATGGAAGTTTATTTTGCTCCGCGGACCCGTCATACGGCCTTCGTTTTCGTTGATGCCCTTTTCAAGCAGAAAGGAAGCGACGCGTCATGGGAAAATGATCAAGAACCACCAGAAGGGTGCTTGGACTATTCAGACGATGAACAAGAGCGTCGAGCTAAAGCTGCACATCGACTGAAAAAGAATCCTCGCGGTAATGCCGAGGACGCCGGCAATACCGTGAATCCTTGCAAGAAACGACAGACAAAGTTCCATCGCTCTAGGGGCCAAGAGCAAGAGCACCTAATAGAGCAACCACAAGTGAATCCATTTTACATGCTTCCATCTTCAGGCTATCCACCATATAACCCACCTCCTAATTCCAGTTATTCAACTGTAGCCCCTAATTCAAATCTCGTTGCCCCCGTTATTTCAACGACAGAAGATTCGGCAATTCCCTCACCTTATGTTTATCCACCATGCATCCCAATCACTCAAAACCTTACTCTTTCCTTACCTTCTGGCGAAGCAGAAAATCACACGATCAAGTCCGAACCGAATAATCAAGTTTCGCTTCCACAACCTGATAGTTCCATTCAAAAACCGCCGATACTTTGA